Sequence from the Strix uralensis isolate ZFMK-TIS-50842 chromosome 1, bStrUra1, whole genome shotgun sequence genome:
TTCTCAGACACTCTGCAGGTCCTCACACTGCCCTGGACATTTGGGAGCAAGAAGGAGAAGTTAACTTTTAGCTTGCTACTCTAAGACAGCCTTCTTCAGGTTATTCTTGTGGTCACTGTCTTGTGCTGACACAGTCCAAATTGGGCATCTCTGTTACACTGTAGTTGCACTGAATACTGGGGACTGTAGACTAACCACCACACATGCCTGGATTAGAGACCTTGCTTTAGAGCGTGTTGCTGTGGAACCAGAGTTAACACCAGCCCTGGAGCGTGTGCAGTGGTGTGATGCTTTGGAGTGCTGTGTGCTACTGAACCAAAGGTATGGAGCTTTGTAGGTGCATGGATTTCCCTTGTTGGCTGGCTTTGTCCTTTGCCGTTCTCACTATTAACGGCCATGGGGTTGGGGGTACGAGATGATGCTGacatttaaaactgtttcccTAAAGATGTCAGAAGCTCAGAAATCATCTAAAGTTGCCATCAAGAAAATGGAAGACGACTTACCTCCCCCTCCCACCCTTGGCTCAGTCCAGGTCATCACTCCAGGGAGCCAGGATCTCAACCCACTCCCTGTGCCTCCTCCAAAGCAAGCCTTCTCCAAGTTCTACCAGCAGCGTCAAGTGAATGAGCTAAAGAGGCTCTACAGACACATGCATCCTGAGCTCAGGAAGAACTTGGAAGAAGCTGTGACTGAGGACCTGGCAGAAATGCTTAATACTGAAGATCCCAATGCACAGGCATCTGTGAACCTGGACAAAGTTCTTCCAGGAGAGGTTCAGTCCATGCGCTGGATTTTTGAGAACTGGGCACTTGACTCCATTGGGGACCATCAAGCCACAAAGAAGCTGGCAGAAGAAGAGATCATTCCTGGTGGGGATGTGAAAAGTACTTCCCTGAGGTTTGAAAGCCAGTCAATCAATGGGGACAATCTGTCAACATCAACCAAGGTAACAGAAACAGACCTTGCCAGAGGGGATGTGCATACTGCCCGGTGGCTGTTTGAAACCCAACCACTAGACTCATTAAACAAATTGTATTCGGATGAAACTGAAGTGCAGGAGGCAGTTCTCAAGGAACCTGTCCAGGGAGGTGATGTGAAAGGTGCCAGACAGCTCTTCGAAGCACAGTCCTTGGATGCTATAGGACGCTGCTGCTCAGTGGAGGAGAAGAGCATCCTACAACTCAAGTCAGAAATCCAGGAGCTAAAAGGTGATGTTAAGAAGACTGTCAGGCTCTTCCAAACAGAGCCCCTCTGTGCCATCAGAGATAAAACTGGGAACATCCATGAAATCAAGTCTGTCTGTCGAGAAGAAATTCAGAGCAATGCGGTCAGAACGGCTCGCTGGTTGTTTGAGACTCAGCCCCTGGATACCATCAACAAGGACACTTCCAAAGTGCAAATAATCCGTGGGATTTCACTGGAAGAAATTGGAAGGCCAGATGTCAGTGGAGCAAGGTGGATATTTGAAACTCAACCTCTGGATGCCATCAGAGAAATCACAGTTGAAGAACAGGATTTCAAGGCTTCAACGGATTTTGTCACAGGGGCAGATGTCAGTAAGCAGCGAATGCTCTTTGAGACTCAGACTCTTGATTCTCTGAAAGGAGAAGCTTCAGAAAGTGTTGTAGCCAAAGAACAAGTCATTGGAGGTGATGTGAAATCTACACTTTGGCTATTCGAAACTCAGCCAATGGAAACCCTGAAAGACAATTTTGAGGTGGGGCATTTAAAGAAAGTAGAGCTTTcagcagaggagaagggagatgtgaagcaaagaaaacatgtctttgAGACCTGTCCTCTTGGCAGCATCTCCAAGGCATTTGAGGAAGAAATTCCAGCCACCAGCACTGAAGAGGTAGTGAAAGGGGATGTGAAGTCTTTCAAGACTCTGTTTGAGACTCTCCCCTTAGATAGCATTAAGCAGGCTGATGCTGAGCCCATCACCAAAGAAGAGGAGAAGATTCCAGCTGGCAACGTCAAAGCCAACCAAATTCTGTTTGAGACAACACCTCTGTATGCTATCAAGGATAGCTTTGGCAATTTCCATGAAGTCACCTCTGTAAGCAGAGAGCAGATCATCAGTGGTGATGTCAAGAACTACAAATGGATGTTTGAAACCAGGCCCCTGGACCAGTTTGATGAAAGCACCAAGAAAGTGGATATAATACGGGGGATCACAAAACAAGAGGTGGTGGCTGGTGATGTCAGAACAGCCAAATGGCTCTTTGAAACTCAGCCTATGGACGTCATTCATCACCAAGCCATGCAAGGTGAGGAGCATCCCGCGGTGAAGCGGGAGATCTCCCAGCGGGGGGATGTGAAGACCTGCAGGTGGCTTTTTGAGACCCAGCCCATCCACACCCTGTATGAAAAGGCTGAAAAGAAGCAAGAGGAAGATGGCAGTGTGCCCCAAGCTGATGTGAAGTCATACACATGGATGTTTGAGACTCAGCCCCTGGACTCCCTGAAAGGCCAGGAGGAGCAGTATTTACAAGTCAGTAAGGCATACAGTCAGGAGGAATTACAGGGAGTTGATGTCAAAACTGTCCGGCATCTATTTGAGACTGAACCCTTGGGCAGCAGTATTGTCAGTGAAGCTGACCGAAAAAAAGACATGAGGTACTCTAGTCGTGTGGAGATACAGTCTGGGGAAGTGTCCAGAGTGAAGGAATTCTTTGAAGCTAAGCCCTTGGATACAGTCACCAAACCAACATCCCAGAAGGATGATGGGACAATTGAAGCCGGATCCGTGCACAAATTCACATGGCTCTTTGAGAACTACCCTATGGACTCCCTGAAGGACAGCTCTGAGGGCATCCAGGAAATCCCTCCAGAGAAGGATATCAAGGGGGGAGATGTTAGAGGCAAAAGGTTCGTATTTGAGACCTATTCCCTTGACAAAATCCATGACACAGTGGACGAGACAGAGCTCCAGAAGATCCAGAAAGACACCATGAGCAAAGCTAATGTCAAGTCCTGCACAATGCTTTTTGAAAGCCAACCTTTATATGCTATCCAGGACAAAGAGGGGGGATACCATGAGGTCACCTCAgtgcagaaagaagaaatcatGAAAGGTGATGTCAAAGGCGCTCGGTGGTTGTTTGAAACTAAGCCCCTGGATCTGATcaagaaggaagaggaggtgtTTGTGATTAGGGCTGTCACCCAAGAGGACATCAAGAAAGGAGATGTCCAGGCTGCCCGGTGGAGGTTTGAGACAGAGCCTCTTGACTCCTTCTCAGGGGGAAAGATGTCTGTGCCCAGAACGGTAGATGATGTGCAGAAGGGAGATGTTCAGTCCAACAAGAAGCTCTTTGAGTCCCAGCAAGTGGGCCAGAAGAAGTACGTGAGGATGGTCAGTGTCAGTGATGTTCAGCGGGGTGATGTAAGGACATCCACTTGGCTTTTTGAAAACCAGCCTGTGGACTCCCTGTATGGGGATGCAGAGAGAGGCTCATCTATCAGTACAGTGCAGAGAGAGGACAGCCAGAAAGGGGATGTAAAACGCTGCACCTGGTTGTTTGAAACGCAGCCAATGGACACCCTTAAGGACCCAGAGGCGACAGCCAGTGCTGGGGCCCAAGAAACAATCCCTCGTGCAGATGTGAAAAGTACAACGTGGCTCTTTGAGAGCACACCCTTAGATAAATTTAGTGCTTTTAAAGGCAGTatagaaacagaactgaaagaaaagacCATGAAGGAGACTTTAGAGACACTCTGCACTTGCCAGGTTATTCAGCATGATGGGATCCTCATTGAAGCCAATGATATGGAGAGTGTGAAAATGGTGAAGTACCAGCTCAGCAGCCCAGGTGCTCCAGAGATCCTGAAAGAGGAGATTGTGGGAGGCCATTTGCAAAGGATCATGTTGCAGCTCCTGCACAGAACCAATGTGGATGCACAAAGTGTGCTGGTGGAGGAGGACAGAGAGGGCAAGATCAAAGTAAGCCCATTGCAGCTACTGGACCAGAGTGAAGCTGTTAAAGGCAAAGAGGACTTGAGCGGAAATGTAACTAAGGCTTTACAGGGTCTCCTCAGTCAAGACGCTTCCATCAAAAAGGGGATGGTCTTACAAGAGACAAAGTCAGGATCAGTGAAGATGACTCTCTATTCCCTGCTGTTCCATTCTGTCCAGCAGAAAGTTGTCAAGGGGGATGTTAAGTCAACAATAGGGAACCTGTTGGCTTCTTCTCAGGAGCAGAAAACAACAGCAACCATTAAGCGTGAGGACAATGAGAAGGGAAATGTCCAGCTTTTTGCGAGCTGCATTGAGAAAGGAGATCTAGACTACCTGAAGAATCTCCAGCAGGAGTCAGAGATACAATCCCTCATCTCTTCCCAAGCAGAGCAGGGGGCAGATGAGAGTGTCCCACAGGTTGTGCAGGGGGCTAAGATACATATCTTACCAAATAAAGAACAAATAGAGAAAGTAATTGCAGAGGGTGAGCCAGGGGTTATGGAGGGAGCAAAAAAGGTATTCACATATGAAAGCATGGGAAAAGAGGGTGCATTAGAGAGAGAGGCTGTGTATGCAGCAGGTGTGACAGGAACAACTGTGCAATGTCTTGGGAAGCCTCTGCCCACAGtgatgggaaaggaagaaattctgtcgGGAGGACTTAAAGTGACCACAAAGTCAATCCAAAGACTTGCAGATGTCAGCAAgaaggcagagaaagaagaagCCACCACTGCCAGTTTGAAGGAACCCAAAACTCTGACTCAAGGCAAATTTCCAACCCAAGTGACGGCTCAGAGGGGAGAAGTGGCTGAGAACCATCAGAGTTCGGTGACTAGAGACGCCAGCCAGATGCAGCCAGAAGAAAAGGCCATTGGGAGCGATCTTCAGGCCGCAATGCAAAGCCTGAGGTTagcaacagcagaagcaaaaaacATTCAACACCATGTCCAGAGCAAGCTAcagaggaacagggaggaggtGCACATggcctgcaggcagcaggcagccagcacaCAGGGGACAGTGACCCTTCAATCAACTGTACGCCAACACGACTCTTCATCCACCACACAGGAGAGCACCAGCACTGCCATCAGGACCACCACCACTAGAGTCCAGGAGGCATCCAAGGCCCACACAAGCGTCTCTCAGAAGAGCGTAACATCACACAAAAAGGTCAGTGCTTCAGAGGAAGTACAGGGAGGACAACTATTGAGCCAGGAAAGCAAAGTTGTGCCTAGTAGAGATTTTAGCATTAAGGATGGCCTTTATACTGCCACACCCGTGAAAACCTATATAAACCCTTTTGTTGAGTCTGATTACAAAGAGCAATCAGTGCAAGAAGAAAGAGATGTTATTATCAGAGGGGATGTACAGACAGCTATCAGAGCACTGCAAAGTGCCGCCACAGAACAGCGCCTGGTAGAAAAGGAGGATGTTGTCCGAGGTAATTTAAAAGCCACACTTCAGTCACTGGAAAAGTCTAACGTTAATGTCTCCAGAGGGGATTTTAAAGCCGCTATGATATACAGAAATGCAGGGCAGTCCTATTCtgtatgtaaaaagaaaaatgagaatcaAGTCATTAGTAACCAGACTGCTGTAGTGGCTTCAGGGTCACAGGCTGATAAtgactttcctcctcctccctcagttgCTGTGATGAAAGCAGAGCATTCCCCACCCTCAACTAACGCAACAAGAGAAGGTGCCCTTCCACTACCAACCAACAAAGATGAAGCCCCAGGATGTTCTGCATCACTCCAGACCCCTCTTCTTGCCCTCCCTTCTCTGTCCTGCCAATTCAGTGATCAGAGTTCTGCAGAGAAGCCCAAGACTCCTCCAAAACCAGAAATTACTGTCCcacccagaaaaaaacctgttcccCCTCCAAAACCTGAGCACCTCTTACATGAGGCACATTCTGCCTCTGCAAATAACAGTACAAGCAGATCAACCAAACCCATCCCTCCACCCCTGCCTCCAAAACCTCCAGGCCTCAGGGACATCAGCAAGCCAAAGCCTCCCCCCACGGAGATGGGATTAAACTGCATGGAAATACATGAACAATCAGGCCATGGGGAGGTTCAGGCAAAATGCTGCGCTTTGGGTACATCCGTGAGCAAGACTGTCTCAGTTCAAGGTATGAGCCCTGAGAGAAAGCTGCCAAAACACACTGCTAAAACTCCACTTCAAATGGCAGAGGAAAGGTACAAGGCCAGCAAAGGAGGACAAGGAAAATTGGAATCTGACAATGCTAAGACTTCAAAGCCAATAAAAAATGGAGTGGTTAGTTTTGAAGTCGAGCAGGGAATGATGagtggaaaagcagcagctccaaGGAGATGTCCAGGTGAGGTGGTTCAGAGGCATATAGAGCTGTGTCAAGATGAGAACGGGTGTTCTTCAGTATCACATCCAACCTGTTCTGGCAGTGCACAGACACTTAATGTGCCAGGACAGACTGAGCCAAGCACCTCCCCTGTTGGCCACACCACTCCTCCAAAGACAGGAGACGACATTACTCAAAATGCCTCATCCAAGGTGGAAAGGGAAAGTGTGTCTAATTCTTATGGATTGTGGGATAGTCAGAGAGTTGTGCAGCAGGTGACTGAGAGGAAGCAAATGTGTCATTCAATGTCCTTCCATCAGCAACCAATGAACTCCTTTGAGGAGCAACAGCAGGGGAATAGTGGGCAATTGAAATGTCCTGATGGGGAGGTAGAGACACCTGCCCAGGAAAAGTCAGCAGTGgttatgagagaaaaaaacaagagagaaacagaagatgAGCGTCGGAAGAGGCTGTCGATACACAAAGAGGAGATT
This genomic interval carries:
- the XIRP1 gene encoding xin actin-binding repeat-containing protein 1 isoform X3; the protein is MEKTKQLRPAQSFPFLCHSLRSSPECRAVSLRKSVSVSELVARYQSILDCESSKSKQEHPKLMERRYLSQTNVSPMGKNYVLSQSHPSDMYLSKSMENLPISNISGPTRNLKGLLTSFDIPKATPWCKSLHFASLKTSSPNGILRKREADARIMTTIQPLSMETKDQSFPSSLQSIQRKARCSPAIIKWKESPAKDEKLSHDRKAIISSVPDTADDSATDRSYERTQSFLDISDNTSHILHQGRGRSSALSVKELSALYLSQTAAAAHTSSPTQPNTVKDNSIHSLNRQKKSKMSEAQKSSKVAIKKMEDDLPPPPTLGSVQVITPGSQDLNPLPVPPPKQAFSKFYQQRQVNELKRLYRHMHPELRKNLEEAVTEDLAEMLNTEDPNAQASVNLDKVLPGEVQSMRWIFENWALDSIGDHQATKKLAEEEIIPGGDVKSTSLRFESQSINGDNLSTSTKVTETDLARGDVHTARWLFETQPLDSLNKLYSDETEVQEAVLKEPVQGGDVKGARQLFEAQSLDAIGRCCSVEEKSILQLKSEIQELKGDVKKTVRLFQTEPLCAIRDKTGNIHEIKSVCREEIQSNAVRTARWLFETQPLDTINKDTSKVQIIRGISLEEIGRPDVSGARWIFETQPLDAIREITVEEQDFKASTDFVTGADVSKQRMLFETQTLDSLKGEASESVVAKEQVIGGDVKSTLWLFETQPMETLKDNFEVGHLKKVELSAEEKGDVKQRKHVFETCPLGSISKAFEEEIPATSTEEVVKGDVKSFKTLFETLPLDSIKQADAEPITKEEEKIPAGNVKANQILFETTPLYAIKDSFGNFHEVTSVSREQIISGDVKNYKWMFETRPLDQFDESTKKVDIIRGITKQEVVAGDVRTAKWLFETQPMDVIHHQAMQGEEHPAVKREISQRGDVKTCRWLFETQPIHTLYEKAEKKQEEDGSVPQADVKSYTWMFETQPLDSLKGQEEQYLQVSKAYSQEELQGVDVKTVRHLFETEPLGSSIVSEADRKKDMRYSSRVEIQSGEVSRVKEFFEAKPLDTVTKPTSQKDDGTIEAGSVHKFTWLFENYPMDSLKDSSEGIQEIPPEKDIKGGDVRGKRFVFETYSLDKIHDTVDETELQKIQKDTMSKANVKSCTMLFESQPLYAIQDKEGGYHEVTSVQKEEIMKGDVKGARWLFETKPLDLIKKEEEVFVIRAVTQEDIKKGDVQAARWRFETEPLDSFSGGKMSVPRTVDDVQKGDVQSNKKLFESQQVGQKKYVRMVSVSDVQRGDVRTSTWLFENQPVDSLYGDAERGSSISTVQREDSQKGDVKRCTWLFETQPMDTLKDPEATASAGAQETIPRADVKSTTWLFESTPLDKFSAFKGSIETELKEKTMKETLETLCTCQVIQHDGILIEANDMESVKMVKYQLSSPGAPEILKEEIVGGHLQRIMLQLLHRTNVDAQSVLVEEDREGKIKVSPLQLLDQSEAVKGKEDLSGNVTKALQGLLSQDASIKKGMVLQETKSGSVKMTLYSLLFHSVQQKVVKGDVKSTIGNLLASSQEQKTTATIKREDNEKGNVQLFASCIEKGDLDYLKNLQQESEIQSLISSQAEQGADESVPQVVQGAKIHILPNKEQIEKVIAEGEPGVMEGAKKVFTYESMGKEGALEREAVYAAGVTGTTVQCLGKPLPTVMGKEEILSGGLKVTTKSIQRLADVSKKAEKEEATTASLKEPKTLTQGKFPTQVTAQRGEVAENHQSSVTRDASQMQPEEKAIGSDLQAAMQSLRLATAEAKNIQHHVQSKLQRNREEVHMACRQQAASTQGTVTLQSTVRQHDSSSTTQESTSTAIRTTTTRVQEASKAHTSVSQKSVTSHKKLL
- the XIRP1 gene encoding xin actin-binding repeat-containing protein 1 isoform X1, with product MEKTKQLRPAQSFPFLCHSLRSSPECRAVSLRKSVSVSELVARYQSILDCESSKSKQEHPKLMERRYLSQTNVSPMGKNYVLSQSHPSDMYLSKSMENLPISNISGPTRNLKGLLTSFDIPKATPWCKSLHFASLKTSSPNGILRKREADARIMTTIQPLSMETKDQSFPSSLQSIQRKARCSPAIIKWKESPAKDEKLSHDRKAIISSVPDTADDSATDRSYERTQSFLDISDNTSHILHQGRGRSSALSVKELSALYLSQTAAAAHTSSPTQPNTVKDNSIHSLNRQKKSKMSEAQKSSKVAIKKMEDDLPPPPTLGSVQVITPGSQDLNPLPVPPPKQAFSKFYQQRQVNELKRLYRHMHPELRKNLEEAVTEDLAEMLNTEDPNAQASVNLDKVLPGEVQSMRWIFENWALDSIGDHQATKKLAEEEIIPGGDVKSTSLRFESQSINGDNLSTSTKVTETDLARGDVHTARWLFETQPLDSLNKLYSDETEVQEAVLKEPVQGGDVKGARQLFEAQSLDAIGRCCSVEEKSILQLKSEIQELKGDVKKTVRLFQTEPLCAIRDKTGNIHEIKSVCREEIQSNAVRTARWLFETQPLDTINKDTSKVQIIRGISLEEIGRPDVSGARWIFETQPLDAIREITVEEQDFKASTDFVTGADVSKQRMLFETQTLDSLKGEASESVVAKEQVIGGDVKSTLWLFETQPMETLKDNFEVGHLKKVELSAEEKGDVKQRKHVFETCPLGSISKAFEEEIPATSTEEVVKGDVKSFKTLFETLPLDSIKQADAEPITKEEEKIPAGNVKANQILFETTPLYAIKDSFGNFHEVTSVSREQIISGDVKNYKWMFETRPLDQFDESTKKVDIIRGITKQEVVAGDVRTAKWLFETQPMDVIHHQAMQGEEHPAVKREISQRGDVKTCRWLFETQPIHTLYEKAEKKQEEDGSVPQADVKSYTWMFETQPLDSLKGQEEQYLQVSKAYSQEELQGVDVKTVRHLFETEPLGSSIVSEADRKKDMRYSSRVEIQSGEVSRVKEFFEAKPLDTVTKPTSQKDDGTIEAGSVHKFTWLFENYPMDSLKDSSEGIQEIPPEKDIKGGDVRGKRFVFETYSLDKIHDTVDETELQKIQKDTMSKANVKSCTMLFESQPLYAIQDKEGGYHEVTSVQKEEIMKGDVKGARWLFETKPLDLIKKEEEVFVIRAVTQEDIKKGDVQAARWRFETEPLDSFSGGKMSVPRTVDDVQKGDVQSNKKLFESQQVGQKKYVRMVSVSDVQRGDVRTSTWLFENQPVDSLYGDAERGSSISTVQREDSQKGDVKRCTWLFETQPMDTLKDPEATASAGAQETIPRADVKSTTWLFESTPLDKFSAFKGSIETELKEKTMKETLETLCTCQVIQHDGILIEANDMESVKMVKYQLSSPGAPEILKEEIVGGHLQRIMLQLLHRTNVDAQSVLVEEDREGKIKVSPLQLLDQSEAVKGKEDLSGNVTKALQGLLSQDASIKKGMVLQETKSGSVKMTLYSLLFHSVQQKVVKGDVKSTIGNLLASSQEQKTTATIKREDNEKGNVQLFASCIEKGDLDYLKNLQQESEIQSLISSQAEQGADESVPQVVQGAKIHILPNKEQIEKVIAEGEPGVMEGAKKVFTYESMGKEGALEREAVYAAGVTGTTVQCLGKPLPTVMGKEEILSGGLKVTTKSIQRLADVSKKAEKEEATTASLKEPKTLTQGKFPTQVTAQRGEVAENHQSSVTRDASQMQPEEKAIGSDLQAAMQSLRLATAEAKNIQHHVQSKLQRNREEVHMACRQQAASTQGTVTLQSTVRQHDSSSTTQESTSTAIRTTTTRVQEASKAHTSVSQKSVTSHKKVSASEEVQGGQLLSQESKVVPSRDFSIKDGLYTATPVKTYINPFVESDYKEQSVQEERDVIIRGDVQTAIRALQSAATEQRLVEKEDVVRGNLKATLQSLEKSNVNVSRGDFKAAMIYRNAGQSYSVCKKKNENQVISNQTAVVASGSQADNDFPPPPSVAVMKAEHSPPSTNATREGALPLPTNKDEAPGCSASLQTPLLALPSLSCQFSDQSSAEKPKTPPKPEITVPPRKKPVPPPKPEHLLHEAHSASANNSTSRSTKPIPPPLPPKPPGLRDISKPKPPPTEMGLNCMEIHEQSGHGEVQAKCCALGTSVSKTVSVQGMSPERKLPKHTAKTPLQMAEERYKASKGGQGKLESDNAKTSKPIKNGVVSFEVEQGMMSGKAAAPRRCPGEVVQRHIELCQDENGCSSVSHPTCSGSAQTLNVPGQTEPSTSPVGHTTPPKTGDDITQNASSKVERESVSNSYGLWDSQRVVQQVTERKQMCHSMSFHQQPMNSFEEQQQGNSGQLKCPDGEVETPAQEKSAVVMREKNKRETEDERRKRLSIHKEEIMKGNVKEAMEIFENLRRQEELQELLTRVREFEEETSKVDVKALKSLFEKVPDWVVHQKAHQAKQQDRAETMAKEDTDSVSSVELVFGDLERASAEIIHLKEQTLARLLDIEEAIKKALYSVSSLKSESDIAGLSGLFKESLGNTQSSVSSSNIRKISIVSSKAKKEGITLETGEAASVEGAKVVEKTEVTKAELEVPRLVQSRVSSPSSPSYISIESAARKPPESPRTAHSPWDIPSPDCLDTPGKRDTFAQDSFSSFNHPSAVSTGHDMTPFEKRPEPVQKKVGLTSMKQNTLGNVNRPVSEKERCPLDTSKGNCHCGMKGGFSEYCSLNVPSPQNPRRQKSILELQTGPDGSKLYGATRTVMEQYEEMDQFGNKIITSSTTVTKQSETQTSSTCDVVSHPQYEVSASPMFRRYLKSPGEGFHTNGSFQEPGVVFVTFGNSKPKK
- the XIRP1 gene encoding xin actin-binding repeat-containing protein 1 isoform X2, with the translated sequence MSEAQKSSKVAIKKMEDDLPPPPTLGSVQVITPGSQDLNPLPVPPPKQAFSKFYQQRQVNELKRLYRHMHPELRKNLEEAVTEDLAEMLNTEDPNAQASVNLDKVLPGEVQSMRWIFENWALDSIGDHQATKKLAEEEIIPGGDVKSTSLRFESQSINGDNLSTSTKVTETDLARGDVHTARWLFETQPLDSLNKLYSDETEVQEAVLKEPVQGGDVKGARQLFEAQSLDAIGRCCSVEEKSILQLKSEIQELKGDVKKTVRLFQTEPLCAIRDKTGNIHEIKSVCREEIQSNAVRTARWLFETQPLDTINKDTSKVQIIRGISLEEIGRPDVSGARWIFETQPLDAIREITVEEQDFKASTDFVTGADVSKQRMLFETQTLDSLKGEASESVVAKEQVIGGDVKSTLWLFETQPMETLKDNFEVGHLKKVELSAEEKGDVKQRKHVFETCPLGSISKAFEEEIPATSTEEVVKGDVKSFKTLFETLPLDSIKQADAEPITKEEEKIPAGNVKANQILFETTPLYAIKDSFGNFHEVTSVSREQIISGDVKNYKWMFETRPLDQFDESTKKVDIIRGITKQEVVAGDVRTAKWLFETQPMDVIHHQAMQGEEHPAVKREISQRGDVKTCRWLFETQPIHTLYEKAEKKQEEDGSVPQADVKSYTWMFETQPLDSLKGQEEQYLQVSKAYSQEELQGVDVKTVRHLFETEPLGSSIVSEADRKKDMRYSSRVEIQSGEVSRVKEFFEAKPLDTVTKPTSQKDDGTIEAGSVHKFTWLFENYPMDSLKDSSEGIQEIPPEKDIKGGDVRGKRFVFETYSLDKIHDTVDETELQKIQKDTMSKANVKSCTMLFESQPLYAIQDKEGGYHEVTSVQKEEIMKGDVKGARWLFETKPLDLIKKEEEVFVIRAVTQEDIKKGDVQAARWRFETEPLDSFSGGKMSVPRTVDDVQKGDVQSNKKLFESQQVGQKKYVRMVSVSDVQRGDVRTSTWLFENQPVDSLYGDAERGSSISTVQREDSQKGDVKRCTWLFETQPMDTLKDPEATASAGAQETIPRADVKSTTWLFESTPLDKFSAFKGSIETELKEKTMKETLETLCTCQVIQHDGILIEANDMESVKMVKYQLSSPGAPEILKEEIVGGHLQRIMLQLLHRTNVDAQSVLVEEDREGKIKVSPLQLLDQSEAVKGKEDLSGNVTKALQGLLSQDASIKKGMVLQETKSGSVKMTLYSLLFHSVQQKVVKGDVKSTIGNLLASSQEQKTTATIKREDNEKGNVQLFASCIEKGDLDYLKNLQQESEIQSLISSQAEQGADESVPQVVQGAKIHILPNKEQIEKVIAEGEPGVMEGAKKVFTYESMGKEGALEREAVYAAGVTGTTVQCLGKPLPTVMGKEEILSGGLKVTTKSIQRLADVSKKAEKEEATTASLKEPKTLTQGKFPTQVTAQRGEVAENHQSSVTRDASQMQPEEKAIGSDLQAAMQSLRLATAEAKNIQHHVQSKLQRNREEVHMACRQQAASTQGTVTLQSTVRQHDSSSTTQESTSTAIRTTTTRVQEASKAHTSVSQKSVTSHKKVSASEEVQGGQLLSQESKVVPSRDFSIKDGLYTATPVKTYINPFVESDYKEQSVQEERDVIIRGDVQTAIRALQSAATEQRLVEKEDVVRGNLKATLQSLEKSNVNVSRGDFKAAMIYRNAGQSYSVCKKKNENQVISNQTAVVASGSQADNDFPPPPSVAVMKAEHSPPSTNATREGALPLPTNKDEAPGCSASLQTPLLALPSLSCQFSDQSSAEKPKTPPKPEITVPPRKKPVPPPKPEHLLHEAHSASANNSTSRSTKPIPPPLPPKPPGLRDISKPKPPPTEMGLNCMEIHEQSGHGEVQAKCCALGTSVSKTVSVQGMSPERKLPKHTAKTPLQMAEERYKASKGGQGKLESDNAKTSKPIKNGVVSFEVEQGMMSGKAAAPRRCPGEVVQRHIELCQDENGCSSVSHPTCSGSAQTLNVPGQTEPSTSPVGHTTPPKTGDDITQNASSKVERESVSNSYGLWDSQRVVQQVTERKQMCHSMSFHQQPMNSFEEQQQGNSGQLKCPDGEVETPAQEKSAVVMREKNKRETEDERRKRLSIHKEEIMKGNVKEAMEIFENLRRQEELQELLTRVREFEEETSKVDVKALKSLFEKVPDWVVHQKAHQAKQQDRAETMAKEDTDSVSSVELVFGDLERASAEIIHLKEQTLARLLDIEEAIKKALYSVSSLKSESDIAGLSGLFKESLGNTQSSVSSSNIRKISIVSSKAKKEGITLETGEAASVEGAKVVEKTEVTKAELEVPRLVQSRVSSPSSPSYISIESAARKPPESPRTAHSPWDIPSPDCLDTPGKRDTFAQDSFSSFNHPSAVSTGHDMTPFEKRPEPVQKKVGLTSMKQNTLGNVNRPVSEKERCPLDTSKGNCHCGMKGGFSEYCSLNVPSPQNPRRQKSILELQTGPDGSKLYGATRTVMEQYEEMDQFGNKIITSSTTVTKQSETQTSSTCDVVSHPQYEVSASPMFRRYLKSPGEGFHTNGSFQEPGVVFVTFGNSKPKK